The Enterobacter mori genomic interval TGCCCCTTCCAGCTCCAGCCATTCTGAACCGTTAGCCAGAAATTTTGCGTAATCCGGCAGAACGTAACGGGGTTTGTAAGGCGCATGACCTTCGAACATGTCGCAGATAAAACCCTCGTCCAGCGCGGCGCGTGCTGCCTGCGGCAGGGCGGGATAGGGGAGATCGTTTTCCGCTTCCAGCGCCAGAAAATGACGTTTTTGCTCAGGCGTTAACACCGGGCTTGTCACAATGTGCTGGCAACGTTGTTGCAGGGCGTCGGGGCTGGAGTGGGTCATGTGCGCTTCCTTTAGTATTCTGCGGATGATGAACAGATTGTAGAAAGCCAGCCTGTCGGGGCTTTTGATCCGACAGGGGGTATCGCTGCTTTAGTCAGCAATTAGCGCGATAAAGTTTGAAGAAGATCTCATTACAGTAATGCAAATTTGTACGCGGTTTTCATTAACTGTGATGAATGTCGAAGTGTGGATGCGGGTGAATGTTAGAATACTCACAGACCCGCAAGGTAAAATTTATACGGCACTGCCGTTGGAGAATGTTATGACCGATTTAACTGCAAGCAGCCTGCGCGCGTTGAAACTGATGGACCTGACCACCCTGAACGATGACGACACCAATGAAAAAGTCATCGCCCTGTGCCATCAGGCGAAAACGCCGGTGGGTAACACCGCAGCCGTCTGTATCTACCCGCGCTTTATCCCGATTGCCCGTAAGACTCTGAAAGAGCAGGGTACACCGGACGTGCGCATTGCAACCGTAACTAACTTCCCGCATGGCAACGATGATATCGAGATTGCGCTGGCAGAAACCCGCGCGGCGATTGCTTACGGTGCAGACGAAGTTGACGTGGTGTTCCCGTACCGCGCGCTGATCGCCGGCAACGAGCAGGTCGGTTTTGACCTGGTGAAAGCCTGTAAAGACGCGTGCGCGGCGGCAAACGTGCTGCTGAAAGTGATCATCGAAACCGGCGAGCTGAAAGAAGAAGCCCTGATTCGTAAAGCGTCTGAAATCTCCATCAAAGCCGGTGCCGATTTCATCAAAACCTCTACCGGTAAAGTGCCGGTTAACGCCACCCCGGAAAGCGCGCGCATCATGATGGAAGTGATCCGCGACATGGGCG includes:
- the deoC gene encoding deoxyribose-phosphate aldolase yields the protein MTDLTASSLRALKLMDLTTLNDDDTNEKVIALCHQAKTPVGNTAAVCIYPRFIPIARKTLKEQGTPDVRIATVTNFPHGNDDIEIALAETRAAIAYGADEVDVVFPYRALIAGNEQVGFDLVKACKDACAAANVLLKVIIETGELKEEALIRKASEISIKAGADFIKTSTGKVPVNATPESARIMMEVIRDMGVSKTVGFKPAGGVRTAEDAQQFLAIADELFGADWADSRHYRFGASSLLASLLKALGHGDGKSASSY